A genome region from Halorussus pelagicus includes the following:
- a CDS encoding MFS transporter produces MNENDRSIVGVAMLAHAMVHTYELSIPILVTVWLDTFSVTAATIGFVVSMGYALFGLGALPGGILADVYGSRPLILACLGGMGASFLLLSVAPSVPFIALALLVWGTAASVYHPSGLSLLSKGVSQRGTAFAYHGMAGNLGIALGPLATALLLLVFDWRQVTALLAVPAGVAVLLTLTIEFDENASVEATDGGTTDGEATDSKADTVSSLSELFSESRNLFTAGFLAVFAIVMCSGLYYRGALTFLPDLLAGLPMFDPVELGGRTLEPSRYLYTGLLMVGIAGQYAGGKLTDRMETERGIALGFGGLAVVAVLFVPASNAGLAALLAISVVLGFLLFFVQPFYQATVAQYTPAGLRGLSYGYTYLGVFGVGALGAALAGFVLTYASPSALFFVLAAIAATAAVLAGNLARTAA; encoded by the coding sequence ATGAACGAAAACGACCGGTCCATCGTCGGCGTTGCGATGCTCGCCCACGCGATGGTCCACACCTACGAACTCTCGATTCCCATCCTCGTGACCGTTTGGCTCGATACGTTCTCGGTGACGGCCGCGACCATCGGTTTCGTCGTCTCGATGGGGTACGCGCTGTTCGGTCTCGGCGCACTCCCCGGCGGGATTCTGGCCGACGTCTACGGCTCTCGACCGCTGATACTCGCCTGTCTCGGCGGGATGGGCGCGTCGTTCCTACTCTTGAGCGTGGCCCCGAGCGTCCCGTTCATCGCGCTCGCGCTCCTCGTCTGGGGGACCGCCGCGAGCGTCTATCACCCCTCGGGGCTGTCGCTGCTGAGCAAGGGCGTCTCCCAGCGCGGCACCGCGTTCGCCTACCACGGGATGGCGGGGAACCTCGGCATCGCCCTCGGACCGCTCGCCACCGCGCTCCTCCTGCTCGTGTTCGACTGGCGGCAGGTCACGGCCCTGCTCGCGGTCCCGGCGGGCGTCGCGGTCCTGCTGACGCTCACCATCGAGTTCGACGAGAACGCGTCGGTCGAAGCGACCGACGGCGGCACCACAGACGGCGAAGCCACCGATTCGAAGGCAGACACCGTCTCGTCGCTGTCGGAACTGTTCTCGGAGTCGCGGAACCTGTTCACCGCAGGGTTCCTCGCGGTGTTCGCCATCGTGATGTGTTCGGGGCTTTACTACCGCGGGGCGCTCACGTTCCTGCCGGACCTGCTCGCCGGACTGCCGATGTTCGACCCGGTCGAACTCGGCGGCCGGACGCTCGAACCCTCGCGGTATCTGTACACTGGCCTGCTCATGGTCGGCATCGCCGGGCAGTACGCGGGCGGAAAGCTCACCGACCGGATGGAGACCGAGCGAGGCATCGCGCTCGGGTTCGGCGGTCTCGCAGTCGTCGCGGTGCTGTTCGTCCCGGCCTCGAACGCGGGGCTGGCGGCCCTGCTCGCCATCAGCGTCGTCCTCGGGTTCCTGCTCTTTTTCGTCCAACCGTTCTATCAGGCGACGGTGGCCCAGTACACTCCCGCGGGACTCCGGGGACTCTCGTACGGGTACACCTACCTCGGCGTGTTCGGCGTCGGCGCACTCGGTGCGGCGCTTGCCGGGTTCGTCCTCACCTACGCGTCGCCGAGCGCCCTCTTTTTCGTCCTCGCGGCCATCGCGGCGACGGCGGCGGTCCTCGCCGGAAATCTGGCTCGGACGGCGGCGTAG